One segment of Acidovorax sp. DW039 DNA contains the following:
- the thiC gene encoding phosphomethylpyrimidine synthase ThiC, which produces MNAPEPLAHEKFAELLALTRAPFPASRKAYLQGQLHPELRVPVRDISLTNGEQVSVYDTSGPYTDPDAVIDVRKGLDSVRGHWIAARGDVEQYEGRAPVALDDGQKSEDAARLAQLRAEAAALQRKPLRAKAGANVTQMHYAKKGIITPEMEYVAIRENGKREWMEQYMADAGREKRLMGNPMGANIPRIITPEFVRDEVARGRAIIPANINHPEVEPMAIGRNFLVKINANIGNSAVTSSIEEEVEKLVWAIRWGADNVMDLSTGKNIHTTRDWIVRNSPVPIGTVPIYQALEKVGGIAEDLTWEIFRDTLIEQAEQGVDYFTIHAGVRLAYIHLTAQRRTGIVSRGGSIMAKWCMAHHRESFLYEHFEDICDIMKAYDVSFSLGDGLRPGCASDANDEAQFAELHTLGELTQIAWKHDVQTMIEGPGHVPMHMIQANMTEQLKTCHEAPFYTLGPLTIDIAPGYDHIASAIGAAMIGWMGTAMLCYVTPKEHLGLPDRDDVKQGIIAYKIAAHAADVAKGHPGARARDDALSQARFDFRWQDQFNLGLDPETAKDYHDETLPKDSAKVAHFCSMCGPKFCSMKITQEVRDFAAQKGVDEQKALAQGMQVKAVEFQRNGGQLYVPLNTAE; this is translated from the coding sequence ATGAACGCCCCTGAACCCCTCGCTCACGAAAAGTTTGCTGAACTGCTGGCGCTGACCCGTGCGCCTTTCCCCGCATCCCGCAAGGCCTATCTTCAAGGTCAGTTGCATCCCGAACTGCGGGTGCCTGTGCGCGACATCTCCCTGACCAACGGAGAACAGGTGAGTGTCTACGACACATCAGGCCCCTACACCGACCCCGATGCGGTCATTGACGTTCGCAAAGGTCTGGATAGCGTGCGTGGCCACTGGATCGCTGCCCGCGGCGATGTGGAGCAGTACGAAGGCCGTGCACCTGTTGCACTGGATGACGGCCAGAAGAGCGAAGATGCTGCGCGCCTGGCTCAGTTGCGTGCTGAAGCCGCCGCGCTGCAACGCAAACCGCTGCGCGCCAAGGCGGGTGCCAATGTCACGCAGATGCACTATGCCAAAAAGGGCATCATCACCCCCGAGATGGAATACGTGGCCATCCGCGAGAACGGCAAGCGCGAGTGGATGGAGCAGTACATGGCCGATGCAGGCCGTGAGAAGCGCCTGATGGGTAACCCCATGGGCGCGAATATCCCACGCATCATCACCCCCGAGTTCGTGCGCGACGAGGTGGCACGTGGCCGCGCCATCATCCCAGCCAACATCAACCACCCCGAGGTGGAGCCGATGGCGATTGGCCGCAACTTCCTGGTGAAGATCAACGCCAACATCGGCAACTCGGCTGTCACCTCCAGCATCGAAGAGGAAGTGGAGAAGCTAGTCTGGGCCATCCGCTGGGGCGCTGACAACGTCATGGACCTGTCCACCGGCAAGAACATCCACACCACCCGCGACTGGATCGTGCGCAATTCGCCCGTGCCGATTGGCACTGTGCCTATCTACCAGGCGCTGGAAAAGGTGGGTGGCATTGCCGAAGACCTGACCTGGGAAATCTTCCGCGACACGCTGATTGAGCAGGCCGAGCAAGGCGTGGACTACTTCACCATCCACGCAGGCGTGCGCCTTGCCTACATCCACCTCACGGCCCAGCGTCGCACGGGCATCGTCTCGCGCGGGGGCTCCATCATGGCCAAGTGGTGCATGGCGCATCACCGTGAGAGCTTCCTTTACGAGCACTTCGAAGACATCTGCGACATCATGAAGGCGTACGACGTGTCGTTCAGCCTGGGCGATGGTCTGCGCCCTGGCTGCGCATCGGACGCCAATGACGAAGCCCAGTTCGCCGAGCTGCACACGCTGGGCGAGCTGACGCAGATTGCCTGGAAGCACGACGTGCAGACCATGATCGAAGGCCCTGGCCATGTGCCCATGCACATGATCCAGGCCAACATGACCGAGCAGCTCAAGACCTGCCACGAGGCGCCGTTCTACACCCTGGGCCCGCTGACCATCGACATCGCCCCGGGCTACGACCACATTGCGTCTGCCATCGGCGCGGCCATGATCGGCTGGATGGGAACCGCCATGCTGTGCTACGTGACACCCAAGGAGCACCTGGGCCTGCCCGACCGTGATGATGTGAAGCAAGGGATCATTGCGTACAAGATTGCGGCCCATGCGGCTGATGTGGCCAAGGGGCACCCCGGCGCCCGTGCCCGCGACGATGCGCTCAGCCAGGCGCGCTTCGATTTCCGCTGGCAAGACCAGTTCAACCTGGGGCTGGACCCAGAGACCGCCAAGGACTACCACGATGAGACCTTGCCCAAGGACTCGGCCAAGGTAGCGCATTTCTGCTCCATGTGCGGGCCCAAGTTCTGCTCCATGAAGATCACACAGGAAGTGCGTGACTTTGCTGCCCAGAAGGGGGTGGATGAGCAAAAGGCGCTCGCCCAGGGCATGCAGGTGAAGGCGGTGGAGTTCCAGCGCAACGGCGGGCAGCTGTATGTGCCACTGAATACCGCTGAATAA
- a CDS encoding methyl-accepting chemotaxis protein, which produces MNALNRLSIRTRLYFGTVFSLVLLVVIGAMGYLALERTRSTLEVLFTQRVQTLSDMSDLRTTLGDLRRAEKDIIINFNNSIEVGAQRDLWKKSLQALTKGMTDVRKVQADDPSVTGAIDKALSEVKEYETGISPVFEQIERAQIDGAVGGAYAEKYKKHMEASDKLLFDLASDARKKMDEARQGVDSLTATMSGLIGGALLLALAVLIPLTFFSVRSITQSISQASQLAELIAGGDLTRDVRATSNDEMGQLVGAMARMQDSLRGLVHQVQEAAGNISTASTEIATGNHDLSHRTEQTAANLEEAASSMELLTGTIQQSAQSSRQASNFASSAAQVAARGGSVVSQVVTTMDQITASSRKIADITGVIDSIAFQTNILALNAAVEAARAGEQGRGFAVVASEVRSLAQRSAEAAKEIKGLIASSVERVEDGSRLVSQAGETMTEIVSSVHRVSGIIEEITASSSEQSDNVAQISQSVSQLDNMTQQNAALVEESTAASESLREQAVQLTRAVAQFKLPPGRLHATHYAEPAGRETNGAPALNRPEREPMVPRLA; this is translated from the coding sequence ATGAACGCCCTGAACCGACTGTCTATCCGCACACGTCTTTATTTCGGCACCGTCTTTTCCCTGGTCCTGCTGGTGGTGATTGGAGCCATGGGCTACCTCGCACTGGAGCGCACGCGCAGTACGCTCGAAGTCCTGTTCACCCAGCGGGTGCAGACCCTCTCTGACATGAGCGACCTGCGCACAACGCTGGGGGACCTGCGGCGTGCTGAAAAGGACATCATCATCAACTTCAACAATTCCATTGAAGTGGGTGCTCAGCGAGACCTGTGGAAGAAGTCCTTGCAAGCCCTCACCAAAGGCATGACCGATGTGCGCAAGGTGCAGGCAGACGACCCCAGCGTGACGGGTGCCATTGACAAGGCACTGTCCGAGGTCAAGGAATACGAGACTGGCATCTCCCCCGTGTTTGAGCAGATTGAACGAGCGCAGATCGACGGCGCTGTGGGCGGTGCCTACGCCGAAAAATACAAGAAGCATATGGAGGCAAGCGACAAACTGTTGTTTGACTTAGCCTCCGATGCGCGCAAAAAAATGGACGAAGCCCGCCAGGGGGTGGATTCGCTCACTGCCACCATGTCGGGGCTGATCGGCGGCGCTTTGTTGCTGGCTCTGGCCGTGTTGATTCCACTGACCTTTTTCAGTGTCCGCTCCATCACCCAGTCGATCTCGCAGGCCAGCCAGCTTGCCGAGCTGATTGCCGGGGGCGACCTGACGCGGGATGTACGCGCCACCTCCAACGATGAGATGGGGCAATTGGTGGGGGCGATGGCACGCATGCAGGATTCGCTGCGTGGGCTGGTCCATCAAGTGCAAGAAGCTGCAGGAAACATTTCTACCGCCAGTACCGAAATTGCTACCGGTAACCATGACCTGAGCCACCGGACCGAGCAGACGGCCGCCAATCTGGAAGAGGCAGCTTCTTCCATGGAACTGCTGACCGGCACCATCCAGCAAAGTGCCCAGTCCTCTCGCCAGGCCAGCAACTTTGCATCCTCGGCAGCACAGGTGGCGGCGCGCGGCGGCTCTGTGGTCTCGCAGGTAGTCACGACCATGGATCAGATCACCGCCAGCTCGCGAAAGATTGCAGACATTACCGGGGTGATTGATTCGATCGCCTTCCAGACCAACATCCTCGCGCTGAACGCAGCTGTAGAAGCGGCCCGTGCGGGCGAGCAGGGCCGTGGCTTTGCGGTGGTGGCCAGCGAGGTGCGCAGCCTCGCTCAACGTAGCGCTGAGGCCGCCAAAGAAATCAAGGGCTTGATTGCCTCGTCCGTGGAGCGTGTGGAAGACGGCTCCCGTCTGGTCAGCCAAGCGGGTGAGACCATGACCGAAATCGTGAGCAGCGTGCACCGCGTCTCCGGCATCATTGAGGAGATCACCGCCTCGTCTTCCGAGCAGAGCGACAACGTAGCTCAGATCAGCCAGTCTGTGAGCCAGCTCGACAACATGACGCAGCAAAACGCGGCTTTGGTGGAAGAGTCCACCGCGGCATCTGAATCGCTGCGAGAGCAGGCAGTGCAACTGACCCGTGCGGTGGCGCAATTCAAGCTGCCTCCTGGCCGTCTGCATGCCACCCACTATGCGGAGCCTGCAGGGCGCGAAACGAATGGCGCTCCAGCACTCAACCGGCCTGAGCGTGAACCCATGGTGCCCCGACTTGCCTGA
- a CDS encoding DUF2845 domain-containing protein has product MPFLDAVRLWSLRRLKSLVGPSLVVSASLLAPCAAGAETLRCAGGGVDVGESIAVVLQRCGAPQVTASFCAPQEILWTDRTRPAPHGYWLAPCQPVDEWIYERGTGYLPARLQFRNGRLWSLVYGQSRP; this is encoded by the coding sequence ATGCCATTTTTAGACGCTGTGCGCCTGTGGTCTCTTCGGCGGTTGAAGTCTCTTGTCGGGCCATCGCTCGTGGTGAGCGCCAGCTTGCTGGCACCATGCGCCGCAGGTGCTGAAACCCTGCGGTGTGCCGGTGGCGGCGTCGATGTGGGTGAATCCATCGCCGTGGTGCTCCAGCGTTGTGGCGCTCCGCAGGTGACGGCTTCGTTCTGCGCACCGCAGGAAATTCTTTGGACAGACCGAACGCGCCCGGCACCTCACGGTTACTGGCTTGCGCCGTGCCAACCTGTGGATGAGTGGATTTACGAGCGCGGCACGGGATACCTGCCCGCACGACTTCAATTTCGCAACGGGCGCTTGTGGTCACTGGTCTACGGGCAATCCAGGCCCTGA
- a CDS encoding ATPase, T2SS/T4P/T4SS family: MRHPLPYAFARTSQLLLEDDGQQLVLWHGPAPDVTALSEVLRKYKVRHLLSLDAPSLAQRITAAYAQGESSAATVVSEVESDADLSRMMQDLPAVEDLLETADDAPIIRMLNALLTQAARDGASDIHIEPYERHSSVRFRVDGTLREVVQPNRALHAALISRLKIMADLDISEKRLPQDGRISLRLGTRAIDVRVSTLPSAHGERAVLRLLDKSENKISLEAVGMQGDTLHRFEGLISQPHGIILVTGPTGSGKTTTLYAGLGRLDATRNNIMTVEDPIEYELPGVGQTQVNSKIDLTFAKALRAILRQDPDIIMIGEIRDFETAQIAIQASLTGHLVLATLHTNDAASAVTRLIDMGVEPFLLSSSLLGVLAQRLVRKYCTACHGKGCDACGHTGYAGRTGVFELLVTDDAIRAQIHAQASEAEIRTTALAAGMTLMREDGERLIAAGITSREEVLRVTRD, from the coding sequence ATGCGCCACCCATTGCCCTATGCATTTGCCCGTACCTCACAGCTTTTGCTGGAGGATGACGGCCAGCAGCTTGTGCTGTGGCATGGCCCTGCGCCGGACGTCACGGCACTCTCCGAAGTACTGCGCAAGTACAAGGTGCGCCATCTGCTCTCGCTGGATGCCCCCAGCCTGGCGCAACGCATCACGGCGGCGTATGCGCAGGGTGAATCCAGCGCGGCCACGGTGGTCAGTGAAGTCGAGTCGGATGCAGACCTCTCCCGCATGATGCAGGACTTGCCCGCGGTGGAGGACTTGCTGGAGACGGCCGACGATGCGCCCATCATCCGCATGCTCAACGCGCTGCTGACTCAGGCAGCCCGGGACGGTGCGAGCGATATTCACATCGAGCCCTACGAGCGGCACTCCAGCGTGCGCTTTCGGGTGGACGGAACACTGCGTGAAGTGGTGCAACCCAATCGGGCGCTGCATGCAGCGCTGATCTCCCGCCTGAAGATCATGGCGGATCTGGACATCTCGGAAAAACGCCTGCCCCAAGACGGACGCATCAGCCTGCGCCTGGGCACCCGCGCCATCGACGTGCGCGTATCGACCCTGCCCAGCGCCCATGGCGAACGGGCCGTGCTGCGTCTGCTGGACAAGAGCGAGAACAAGATCAGTCTGGAAGCCGTGGGCATGCAGGGCGACACCTTGCACCGTTTTGAAGGCCTGATCAGCCAGCCCCACGGCATCATCCTGGTGACAGGCCCGACAGGCTCCGGCAAGACCACCACCCTGTATGCAGGCCTGGGGCGGCTCGACGCAACCCGCAACAACATCATGACGGTGGAAGACCCCATCGAGTACGAGCTGCCAGGGGTGGGACAGACGCAGGTCAACAGCAAGATCGACCTGACGTTTGCCAAAGCCCTGCGCGCCATACTACGGCAGGACCCGGACATCATCATGATCGGGGAAATCCGGGACTTTGAGACGGCACAGATCGCCATTCAGGCGTCTCTGACCGGGCACTTGGTGCTGGCCACGCTGCACACCAACGACGCGGCCAGTGCGGTTACGCGCTTGATCGACATGGGCGTGGAGCCGTTTCTGCTGTCGTCCTCCTTGCTTGGCGTGCTGGCACAGCGGCTGGTGCGCAAGTACTGCACGGCCTGCCACGGCAAAGGTTGCGATGCCTGCGGCCATACCGGCTATGCCGGGCGCACGGGCGTGTTTGAGCTGCTGGTCACCGATGACGCCATCCGCGCGCAAATTCACGCCCAAGCATCCGAGGCGGAAATCCGCACCACCGCCCTTGCCGCTGGCATGACACTGATGCGTGAGGACGGGGAGCGCCTTATTGCTGCGGGCATCACCAGCAGGGAAGAAGTGCTGCGCGTGACGCGGGATTGA
- the gspD gene encoding type II secretion system secretin GspD: MTTSILSPRTRFAINTVAACAFLACLSGQIHAQTAIGTSTSSVRAGEPVTLNFANAEIEAVARTMATITGRNVVVDPRVKGQLTLITERAVPPAAAFQQFLAALRLQGFTVVESAGLYKVVPEADAKLQAGSVNVTQGGNSGGPGGGQIVTQIFKLNFENAANLVPVLRPLISPNNTINVNPGNNSLVITDYADNLQRLARIIAAMDVSNATDVEVIPLRNALASDLAPLVSRLIDGGSNGAAAGAAQGQADTSFKTTLLPEPRSNSLILRAANPARVALVRALVDKLDQPPTPGSSASTGNIHVVYLKNADATKLATTLRAALAGASGGASSSGGSTSSSYSNGSTMATSTNSTLGGTNNTSGGLGASSGLGSNTGASSTANANQPSTGGQIQADPTTNSLIISAPEPLYRQLRAVIDKLDGRRAQVLVESLIVEVAADKVAQFGIQWQGTVGSSGSGTVGVIGTNSSAAGSNILSLTGALATGSTSTAATALSSLGGGLNVALAPRINGQYYLGALANFLQKSGDSNVLSTPNLMTLDNEEAKIVIGNNVPFVTGSYANTTGSTTVNPFQTVERKDVGLMLRVRPQISENGTVKMSIYQEVSKIDESTKNNTNGPTTSKRSIESNVVVDDGNIIVIGGLLEDSYSQGEDKVPVMGDIPVVGALFRSENRSRKKTNLMVFLRPVVVRDNNTNDALVADRYESIRALQQVVQPEPSTVMRSVSGAPILPALESRVRPVASDNGVPPQAAAAAQTPLPHPQPQAMQTPVAPALAPSPMPPAVAAPDPVGTNVVPAPMDSATPALFFVNVGMFANDKSANEALSKLRKTSLPVNVQAINTNRGTRTRVRVGPFDSEVAADKAAASVRALALEADVSRQ, translated from the coding sequence ATGACGACATCCATCCTCTCGCCACGCACGCGATTTGCTATCAATACGGTAGCTGCCTGCGCTTTTTTGGCGTGCCTTAGCGGCCAAATTCATGCCCAAACAGCGATTGGTACGAGCACCAGCAGCGTGCGCGCCGGCGAACCCGTCACCCTGAACTTTGCCAACGCAGAGATTGAAGCCGTGGCACGCACCATGGCCACCATCACGGGTCGCAACGTGGTGGTAGACCCCCGGGTGAAGGGACAGCTGACCCTGATTACCGAGCGCGCAGTGCCCCCCGCAGCGGCGTTCCAGCAGTTTCTGGCTGCACTGCGGCTGCAGGGTTTCACGGTGGTGGAGTCCGCAGGTCTGTACAAGGTGGTGCCCGAGGCCGACGCCAAGCTGCAGGCAGGCAGCGTGAACGTGACACAAGGTGGCAACTCGGGCGGTCCTGGCGGGGGCCAGATCGTCACGCAGATCTTCAAGCTCAACTTTGAAAACGCGGCCAATCTGGTGCCGGTGCTGCGCCCGCTGATCAGCCCCAACAACACCATCAACGTGAACCCCGGCAACAACTCGCTGGTGATCACGGACTATGCCGACAACCTGCAGCGCCTGGCCCGCATCATCGCTGCGATGGATGTTTCCAATGCCACCGATGTCGAGGTGATTCCGCTGCGCAACGCCCTGGCATCGGACCTCGCCCCGCTTGTCTCTCGCCTGATTGATGGGGGCAGCAATGGCGCCGCAGCTGGTGCAGCCCAAGGGCAGGCCGACACATCCTTCAAGACCACGCTGCTGCCCGAGCCCCGCAGCAACTCGCTGATCCTGCGTGCAGCCAACCCGGCACGCGTGGCCTTGGTACGTGCACTGGTCGACAAGCTAGACCAGCCACCTACGCCCGGCAGCAGTGCATCCACAGGCAATATCCACGTGGTGTACCTGAAGAATGCGGACGCCACCAAGCTGGCCACCACGCTGCGCGCTGCACTGGCAGGGGCTAGCGGGGGTGCCAGCAGCAGTGGGGGTAGCACCTCATCCAGCTATTCCAATGGCTCCACCATGGCGACGAGCACCAACTCCACCCTGGGGGGCACCAACAATACTTCGGGCGGGCTGGGGGCCAGTTCGGGCCTGGGCAGCAACACCGGCGCGAGCAGCACGGCCAATGCCAATCAGCCCTCCACAGGCGGGCAGATCCAGGCGGACCCGACCACCAACTCGCTCATCATCAGCGCACCCGAGCCCCTGTACCGCCAGCTGCGCGCCGTCATCGACAAGCTCGACGGCCGCCGCGCACAGGTGCTGGTGGAAAGCCTGATTGTGGAAGTGGCCGCAGACAAGGTGGCCCAGTTCGGCATCCAGTGGCAAGGCACGGTGGGCAGCAGCGGCAGCGGCACGGTGGGGGTGATCGGCACCAACTCCAGTGCAGCGGGCTCCAACATCCTCTCGCTGACCGGCGCATTGGCGACGGGCAGCACCTCCACTGCGGCCACCGCGCTCAGTTCGCTGGGTGGCGGGCTCAATGTGGCGCTGGCCCCGCGCATCAACGGTCAGTATTACCTCGGTGCGCTGGCCAACTTCCTGCAAAAGAGCGGCGACTCCAATGTGCTGTCCACGCCCAACCTGATGACGCTGGACAACGAAGAAGCCAAGATCGTGATCGGCAACAACGTGCCCTTCGTCACGGGCTCGTACGCCAACACCACGGGCAGCACCACCGTCAACCCGTTCCAGACGGTGGAGCGCAAGGACGTGGGCCTGATGCTACGCGTGCGTCCGCAGATCAGCGAGAACGGCACGGTGAAGATGTCGATCTACCAGGAAGTCTCGAAGATCGACGAGTCCACCAAGAACAACACCAATGGCCCCACGACCAGCAAGCGGTCCATCGAATCGAACGTGGTGGTGGATGACGGCAACATCATCGTCATTGGCGGCCTGCTGGAAGACAGCTACTCGCAAGGCGAAGACAAGGTCCCCGTCATGGGTGACATTCCCGTGGTGGGAGCCCTGTTCCGCAGCGAAAACCGTTCGCGCAAGAAGACCAACCTGATGGTGTTCCTGCGGCCGGTGGTGGTGCGAGACAACAACACCAACGACGCGCTGGTGGCGGATCGCTACGAGTCCATCCGGGCCCTGCAACAGGTGGTGCAACCTGAGCCCAGTACCGTGATGCGTTCGGTATCCGGTGCCCCCATCCTGCCTGCGCTGGAGTCACGCGTACGCCCTGTGGCATCGGATAACGGTGTGCCACCACAAGCTGCTGCAGCCGCGCAAACGCCCCTGCCCCATCCGCAACCGCAGGCCATGCAAACTCCTGTGGCTCCCGCATTGGCCCCCAGCCCCATGCCCCCCGCCGTGGCTGCTCCCGATCCGGTAGGCACCAATGTCGTACCCGCCCCGATGGACAGTGCGACCCCTGCCCTGTTCTTTGTGAACGTAGGCATGTTTGCGAACGACAAGTCCGCCAACGAGGCCCTGTCCAAGCTGCGCAAGACGTCCCTTCCCGTGAACGTCCAGGCCATCAACACCAACCGGGGTACCCGCACCCGGGTGCGGGTGGGTCCTTTCGACAGCGAAGTGGCTGCGGACAAGGCTGCAGCCTCTGTTCGAGCCCTGGCGCTGGAAGCGGATGTGAGTCGCCAGTAA
- the gspN gene encoding type II secretion system protein N has protein sequence MAGAAAGLLPAIVAFAPAQWLAQRAAVATGGQVQLVQARGTIWTGSAQLVLTGGGASQDSAALPGRLEWKLRPSWSGLQLQLHSTCCTPQPLQATIQLGLGRVRMSLQDGSSQWPAAVLSGLGTPWNTLQPQGQLMLRTQGLEAVWSAGRMVLAGRVQLDAMSISSRLSTLRPMGSYRLELAGGDVPTLTLSTLQGHLQLSGSGQWVGQRLRFSGEAQAAPDREAALANLLNIIGRRSGARSLITVG, from the coding sequence ATTGCGGGCGCAGCAGCGGGTCTCTTGCCCGCCATCGTGGCCTTTGCGCCCGCACAGTGGCTGGCCCAGCGGGCTGCAGTGGCCACGGGCGGGCAAGTGCAGCTGGTACAAGCCCGCGGCACGATCTGGACGGGCTCTGCACAACTGGTGCTGACAGGCGGCGGCGCCAGCCAGGACAGCGCCGCGCTGCCGGGTCGGCTGGAATGGAAACTGCGCCCTTCCTGGAGCGGGCTGCAGCTGCAACTGCATTCCACCTGCTGCACTCCTCAACCTTTGCAGGCAACGATCCAGCTGGGACTGGGGCGCGTGCGCATGAGCCTGCAAGACGGTTCCAGCCAATGGCCTGCAGCCGTGCTGTCTGGTCTGGGCACCCCCTGGAACACCCTGCAGCCCCAGGGACAGCTGATGCTGCGCACCCAGGGGCTGGAGGCTGTCTGGTCTGCGGGCCGCATGGTGCTGGCGGGTCGGGTACAGCTCGACGCCATGTCCATCTCGTCCCGCCTGTCCACCCTGCGCCCCATGGGCAGCTACCGGCTGGAACTGGCGGGGGGCGATGTGCCCACCCTCACGCTCAGCACACTGCAAGGACATTTGCAACTGAGTGGCAGCGGCCAGTGGGTGGGCCAGCGGCTGCGCTTTTCGGGCGAGGCCCAGGCCGCCCCAGACCGTGAGGCCGCACTGGCCAATCTCCTGAATATCATTGGGCGGCGCAGCGGCGCTCGCTCGCTCATCACCGTGGGTTGA
- the gspM gene encoding type II secretion system protein GspM, whose protein sequence is MSRSAALQARWKALAPREQNLLLTAAAVVVVALVWWVALAPALSTLRQAPEQHSQLDQQLQLMQRMQSEAQQLQAQPQTAPGDAVGALRTALTQRLGTAAQMNVLGDRVTVTLKAAPADAVAQWLALARTNARAVPVEAKFTRSNAPASATPATLGNASANPAAPRWDGTVVLALPAR, encoded by the coding sequence ATGAGCCGCAGCGCTGCCTTGCAAGCGCGCTGGAAAGCGCTCGCCCCGCGTGAACAGAACCTGCTGCTGACCGCAGCGGCAGTAGTGGTGGTGGCCCTCGTGTGGTGGGTGGCCCTGGCTCCGGCCTTGTCCACCTTGCGGCAGGCACCCGAGCAGCACAGCCAGCTCGACCAGCAATTGCAGCTCATGCAGCGCATGCAGTCCGAAGCTCAGCAACTGCAGGCGCAGCCGCAGACAGCGCCTGGCGATGCCGTGGGTGCCCTGCGCACGGCGTTGACCCAGCGGCTGGGAACGGCTGCACAGATGAACGTTCTGGGTGACCGCGTGACGGTGACCTTGAAAGCGGCCCCTGCCGACGCAGTGGCCCAGTGGCTGGCACTGGCCCGCACCAATGCACGGGCCGTGCCGGTAGAGGCCAAGTTCACCCGCAGCAACGCACCGGCTTCCGCCACGCCTGCGACGCTGGGCAACGCATCGGCCAACCCTGCCGCCCCGCGCTGGGACGGCACCGTAGTGCTGGCCCTGCCTGCCCGCTGA
- the gspL gene encoding type II secretion system protein GspL, whose translation MSTLILTLPLTPPGISTKYSYTLTSDGHTAADHARAAAALLPEPSRPGGEVVAVVPISALSWQRVQLPPGIPLGPSHQTPRLRSILEGLLEDRLLDDPAQLHFALQPGAQAGAPVWVAVCDRSWLRDNLQALEAAGRPVSRVVPEFAPGPTASGGTEVCVLGSPSEPQMVLCGQGADQSVTLLPLSAAVLGLAGLTPAAADEAAAPVVRADPAVAEHAERTLGRQVTLHTASQRALDAARSDWDLAQFELASTSRTRAMRKAGSAASALLYAPQWRAARWATGLLLAAHVVGLNVWAWQEKQSLASKQAAVRSALTATFPQVKVVVDAPVQMERELGLLRQKAGAVSPRDLEPLMAATGGSLPDGRIPEAIEFAPGELRLRGLALAPDEESVFNTRLQAAGYRARTEDSTLLVRTEVAP comes from the coding sequence ATGAGCACCCTGATCCTTACCCTGCCCCTCACGCCACCGGGCATTTCCACCAAATACAGCTACACGCTGACGTCGGACGGCCACACCGCCGCTGACCATGCGCGTGCGGCTGCTGCCTTGTTGCCCGAGCCCTCGCGCCCTGGCGGCGAGGTGGTGGCCGTGGTGCCGATTTCTGCCCTGTCCTGGCAACGGGTGCAACTGCCGCCGGGCATTCCGCTGGGGCCCAGTCACCAGACACCGCGCCTGCGATCCATTCTGGAAGGGCTGCTGGAAGACCGCCTGCTCGACGACCCTGCCCAACTGCACTTTGCCCTGCAGCCCGGTGCGCAGGCCGGCGCCCCGGTATGGGTGGCGGTGTGCGACCGCAGCTGGCTGCGCGACAACCTGCAGGCCCTGGAGGCTGCGGGCCGCCCCGTATCCCGCGTGGTGCCGGAGTTTGCGCCCGGCCCCACCGCCAGCGGCGGCACCGAAGTGTGCGTGCTGGGCAGCCCCAGCGAACCCCAGATGGTGCTGTGCGGCCAGGGGGCAGACCAAAGCGTCACCCTGCTGCCTCTGTCGGCAGCCGTGCTGGGCTTGGCAGGTTTGACGCCTGCAGCCGCCGATGAGGCAGCCGCCCCCGTGGTGCGAGCAGACCCCGCCGTGGCCGAACATGCCGAACGCACCCTGGGGCGACAAGTCACCCTGCACACCGCCAGCCAGCGCGCCCTCGATGCCGCGCGCAGCGACTGGGATCTTGCCCAGTTTGAGCTGGCCAGCACAAGCCGCACCCGCGCCATGCGCAAGGCGGGCTCCGCAGCCAGTGCGCTGCTGTATGCGCCCCAGTGGCGCGCCGCGCGCTGGGCCACGGGCTTGCTGCTGGCCGCGCATGTGGTGGGGCTGAATGTGTGGGCATGGCAAGAGAAGCAATCTCTGGCCAGCAAGCAGGCTGCGGTTCGCTCAGCGCTCACGGCCACGTTCCCGCAGGTCAAGGTGGTGGTTGACGCCCCGGTGCAAATGGAGCGCGAACTGGGCCTGCTGCGCCAAAAAGCCGGAGCCGTGTCCCCACGCGACCTGGAACCCCTGATGGCTGCGACCGGCGGAAGCCTGCCCGACGGCCGCATTCCTGAAGCCATCGAATTTGCGCCAGGAGAGCTGCGCCTGCGGGGCCTGGCACTGGCACCCGACGAGGAATCCGTGTTCAACACCCGACTGCAAGCAGCAGGCTACCGCGCCCGCACTGAAGACAGCACCTTGCTGGTACGCACGGAGGTTGCGCCATGA